The region taatttaaatttaaataaaacctATTCAGATGCTATATAAGAGATGTGATGTCTAGGATTTTCATATAAGTAACTAAGTCTtaattgattcattgggtaagtgaaaacccaGTCTAATCATTTCTTATTCTTTTTTCTTGGCCGCTCatcttgttcttcttcttcattttctaatTCTATGTCATGTGTTGAAAACTTACCGACTCTTTATTAGACTTGATTTCGAGATAGGTTTGGAAGATTTGGCACAATCTAAGCTGTTTAGATTCATGGCAATAGCGTCAGACAGATTTTGATAGTTACTTTGACTTTTAGGATTAgagaaaataccaaaatttttTTTGGACTGTCATTGCTTCCTCTCTAGGCAAGAATGGGGTGTTCTCCGATACGAGGGTTTCGATTTGGCGACTGATATAAATTTGGCCGGAAATAGGATGTTTCATTGATTGCTTTGTACATTTATTCGGTTTTAAAGACTAGAAAGTCACACCGAACTCGTTCCTATTGCTTTATTTCTTATTTGGAGAATATCATGATTGCTTCTTGACTTAACACTGAAGATTGTTCCTTGACTTTATAATCTGAATGAATTTGGTTAGAAAATGCCTTGGCTAGTGGACTTGAATGTTCATCAATGCCTTGTCTAATCATGCTTTGATAATGTATTCCGAAATTTGATAGATTTGAATATGCCTTTCTGGTTTTCATACATGTGTGTTTCACCATTGATTATTGCTAGTTGTTACTCAGCACTACCAATTATGATTTTCCCTACTTGCTGGCATTATCACATGGTAAAAGACTGGAGGATGATATTGGTGTTGAGAATTGAGATACTCCAATCATGGTGGACtcgatttttttttcatattgaGTTATAATACAAGTTTGAAAATGGCCAACAGTTTAAAATGGCAATGTTTTCCAAGACCTCGTCCGTAATACATTGAACCACTTTGAAAGCTCGATTGGCATTATTGCATTCTATTTTAAGAAGGGGGGCAGAGGAGTTGAAGGGATTAGTCAAACCATACTAAATAAGGATTAATTAAGATTGATTCAAAGAGTTGtttgatatttttatataaattcaTGAAGCTTCATTTCAAATGATTCCAACCTGTTTAATGGCCTGACCAACAGACCAAAATCAGGGCTCATGATCTACATGTCGTCGAAGGGATTCTGTCCAGCACATTTTGCTGGACAAGTGTTTTTACAGTTGAATTATTCAACGACTTTCAtaagaagaaaatgaaaattgaaaagaaaaaaaaagtcccATAGAATTTACATGTGGACTGGAGATGTTGGGCTCATCTCAAACCAGTAACTATCTTGACACTAGAGAGTAACAATTTTATCAAGGTATATCTGATACATTTTCCCCATCTTTTTCACTACTTTCTGGATCAATAAGAGGCTCTGTTAATGCTTCCTTTTGGGTTTCCACTTTCTTTTCTCTATTTTTACCCCAAAGAACTGAGTAGAGACCTAGCATGATGAGGGCTGCACCAATAATCCTGTGCAAGgaagtgagaaaaaaaaaattaaagatgaAAACTATAAGTGGTAACTACTATAAACCTTCTTTCAAACACAAAGAAatgtgtatatatttatatgtatagaGTTATTTTACAGTAATTTCACTTAATAAAAGAATTTTCAAAATGTTCCGCATACCCTCCAGCATATAACTGATCCTTAAGAATTAGAGTTGCCATAATAGCCACTAGAAGGGTCTGCAGAGGCTGGAACACAGCAACAAATACAGGGCCGCCTTTCTGGATACACCATGTCTGAAGGGCTATAACTACAGCTGAAGATACAATCCCCTGAGGAAAGATAGGttggaaaaaaaatgaaattgaaAGTTTAAACAAAACCATTGATATCCATTTATGGATATCGTAATCACATAAAGGGAATGATAGTATACAGAAGTAATACTACTTACAGCATATAAAATTGTAAACACTTCTTCTGCTGACTGAATTTTCCAATGCTCTAAGTCTGTTTCTACAAAAGCTGCTATGATCATGAACTGGATCAATCCGAAGAAGCATGTGAAAGATGTAAGCGAGAGTTTCGCCGGATACTTCTTAAGCACAGGAGCCTGTAAATAGAAAATTTGAAGTTTCTCAGTTACACAATTAGGcgatatttcatttttttttttaaatttgctcGTGATTAAGTTTTTAAGGTTAAGTTTGAAAAGTGAGATTAGATTTGATAtgattgaattaaaaaaaaaaatataagaaaaaaacataaaagaatgaATGAGTTGATCATTTACCGACAATAAATTAGGACAAAACAAGTTGGATACgaagttgtattttttttattttcttaaaatagaTGAAAATAGGGGATTTGATAGAATAAAATTATCTTAAATTTTTCAATAGGATTAAGTTATCTCATACTAAGGACGATCATTTTAATTTGTTGGattaattttttcaatattttcttCAATTTCATAAACAAAATCACAAGATAACCTGACCTATTCTCCAATTGTGACCTAGAGTATAGTAGGCTAACCTGAAAGACCATCCAACCTGCCCATGATAAGCAATGTCCAAGCAAGTATATACAACCCCATGTCCAGTTCTGTGTGTTTCTTGGAATCTCTTCTGCTAAGGTATTTCTATGTATATTTTCTGCCTGATGCAAAAGAGGAGGGCCTTTGTAAAGAGTTATAACAGAGGCACCTCCTATACTTGCAATGGTTCCTACAATTTTGGCCAAACCATCTCTCCTTCTGATATTAATTTTCTCGAGTCTGCGAATTTTCAGAAAAGGTTTCAGTATAAAACTATTTACAAGTTAAGAAGAAAGAAACAGTTATATCTTAAGTTACATTTACCTTACAGCTGCAGCCATAACAAAAGTGATTGCAGGAACTGAGTTTTGCATTGCTGAAGCAAAGGTTGGAGATGCATAGTATAATCCCAAGAGATAAAAACCTTGGTTTGCAGTGATTCTAACACCAGAAAAGAAATTCATAAGTAGCTCCATAGTTAAGATTATTGGCACGAAGAATCATGTTCCTTTTAGTGATTACTGATGTTTGCTACTTACCCAATCAATGCAAGAAGGAAAAACTGAACCAACAAAGGGATAGTAAGAGGTGGTCTTTCATTCCTGAAAGGAAAGGTCAAAAGAAAAGAATATCAATACAAACCAGTGCATATGAAAGAGAACATAACAGATAGAGTATTAATCCAACCTTTTTAGTTACAAAAATTTAACTATATGGAttagaaagaagaagaataagcaTCAATATAAGAACTTACTTCTCTAAGAAATAAGCAGAGGGCCCCAACAAAAGCAAGGCAATGATGTTCCTATAAACAGGGTAAACAACTTTGCTGACACCAATGTTGAGTGCAACTCTTGAGACAATGTGAAATCCTGAAAAGCAGAGTTGCAGAACAAGCAAAGCCAAAAGAAGCTTGACATTATCAGATAATACAATCTTTTTTCCCATTCTCCTAACCAGTCTCTTCTTACCACCTTTCTTGTTTGGATGGTTTGAACTGATGAAATTATTATAAACTCACATTTTATTTATACCAATGCATGGAGGAATAATCttataagaatattattttaaatatcaaTGCATGAGATCAGCAAACGACCAAAAACAGCATCAAcaattatatgtgtatatatacgtATATAATATTATCATATGCCATTATTGCACAAGGTTCTCATGCATGGAAGATTTGTGTTTTGCAAGTATAGGTTTCTCATTCAATTCTTGTTGACCTGAGAGTAgactttttatttaatttggGAGACAAATTTTGGTTAAAGCATGTTGTCCAGGTAGTTAAAGAGTGGCCAACCTTTGCTTTTCATTGACTATATAACACATAATTTTCTAGGTATGCCTAATAAAGACAGACACCCTTAATGTTTATAATCCATGCAATTAATGTATTATAAAAAATAGAagatttgtcttttttttttaaatgttgattggTGCCAAACATAATAATGAAAACGACAAAATTATCACTAAGATTAGGTGGTTTTATTGAGAATTATGGATGAGGAGGCTCTTGTGAATTAGTTAGATGTACAAGGAGATAACTGTTAAAGGAATAAAATAGATGGCATGTGGTATTAATGATTTGTGCTATTTATatctttattaatttttaatgtgATAAATTAGGAACTAGAGGCAAGCACATGTAGTTTTTTGCTAGTGGTCAAGGTGTTGCCTCAAATTTGGAATAGTTCTCCTTTTGCATGTGTTTGATGGAATAAAACTtcaattgattttttatttaacatAAATTGATCGTAAATATGATATTATTTCTCCCtttgcaaaaaaaataaaatacaaaagcaTTCAATACAATATGATAtgacaccactaccactacttatGTTTCTACTCTCTGCACCATGATCAACAACATGATTTTCCTCCGTTTTTCTTTTAgatgttatttaagtttgttctTACTTTGGTATTCAAACACACTTTATTTGATTCTTATTCCAATAAACATACATTTTCTGATCACATCAGATCAGACGAGCTCTTAACGTCAACACATACAAATTCCcattatttcttaatattttatcAATAGAAATGATAATACTTTTGAAAAAGGTAAATAACGTTTTCATCCAAATTATCAGTGCTTTTGACTTTtgcttaaaaattaatataataattatatttttttgtaattttcgtTCAAATAAAGTCAAGTGTTGGAAATAACACCTTCAGTTACATTCCTTCTAAAAAAACAGACAGAGAAATGTAACATTGTAACTATATACAATAATACTTTGTAAAAATTCCCAATGAATTGAAGCATAATTTGTAAAAATCTCTTAAAAAAAGATAGTATTTCATTGATACCAATAATTCTTTTATTCTATTGGTATTTTTTAGTAATCACAatatttgatcaatttttttttcataaaaaacaGTATTTGATTTACTCAAATTGGAAAGCAATTTAAAATAACCCAATAAtgggaaaaaaatattttttatagtcAATTTTGACGATAATTGAAATGACTTTTGAAGTATaagtatattttattttttgtaaagtaagattatatttttttcaaaaaactaaATCGTTATAATATtcttgttgacccttgatttggtcaacgacacagagtcaagtaaaacgataaaaaCCAGATGAAATCAAGATATAAAGATAAACGacaccaaagatttatagtggttcggccccaaaaaatggtaataacctacgtctacttagtgttcttattaatgtaatatCTCAAAAactatgatcaatgaactagggtttatgagtttcacaagcctcggGATAAATACAATTTTGGCGGATAacaacactataattctctctcaaaATTCCGAAaccaaaagtcccctctcttgagcccattgagacttatttataggctcaaggagtttttcatgggccgatgggccttcaTTACAattaatacaagcgtatctaaacaaaaatggaaatcacaatttgtaacaacccaaaatcactaatatggcttaagggccttgattagtgtgccgggagggcataagtggCTCATGTGTGTGTTTATTAAATTAaggcatgattatatgataagcatgcttgtatggttatatgaatgtatatgtgattatatgctataattgtgagaaccacattattatgtgggtaagtctgcagcaTGCAAcaagaggcgatcctagggagccagttagcaggaaagtcacaacggggcttaatacttgactttgggcaagtcaaggggtatttcaggtattggatggttatttaggctattgggttatggaaataaataattggagatttatttgaggttaggaagtctaggtgggaatactggggaattttactattttgccctcggggacgtttgcggcaccccgagcctcaggattgaatTAATTAACTAAGGATAGACTAGGTAAAACTCAGAACTCGGTAGAAACATAGAGAACCGACCCCTTTCcttccttctctcttcttttttctctctcaaggaaaaactaCTGAAACCTAAGGAAATTCAGATGGAACTCTGTGATTTGAGCAGaagttttgagggattagctcagatTTAACTAAGGGATtcaaccaggactaaggtaagaacTGAATTACACTCTTGATCATTAGAACTTTGTGTTTTGGCTAggttttaaagtgtttatggttttgaaatttaaggactgaattgaagctagaaagcttgggttttggctctgaaattgttaaggaagttggttctgcagtggaggtaagcttgaatctatgatctaatggttgaattctggtgtttcattactggtttttatgttcttgagcttttgggtttcagaaattaaaatgggattttaatgagtttttaagctaggtttttgctggaatatgttgctagaatcatgttagaagttttgtgatcaatgggttttggaattagggtacTTTGACGTGGTCttgagcaaggttgggatgttaggaatggtggattttctgggcacgaggggctgggccacgactctgttccagagtgccgcggccctgtgaagcaaagaagagccaaggaggctctacagtggggaagcgccgcggcaccacaaggcagggccgcggcgtGTGTCTGTGGTCacagaggcctagcctctattttagggggtgggccgcgacacaagttttaggggccacggcccttaagggcatttttggttgtttagaggttttaagcgtgggaacctaactTAGAATGCTCaagatcgattccaccaccgtgcttgttggaattcgatgtcccgggaGCTAGAACTTTatccagaaacctttatttgaatatttatggaatcccttatcttggttgtgactaggtaaaagctagggctcgggagacagatcgtgctcaagaggcatttcTCGTAACCAAAGCGATTgtaaattaaaggtaagaaaactgcacccggttgtggattcatattgggactaagggttccctgctttgtatgctttatagaggatggtattatgccatgtaaatagtagacaaacggcctaagagtgccagagtttacattagcgcacaggatgcggctcgaccactggttgctgaggacagcttattatgcactgagctcagtttaagcgggccgaagtcagtgggatgaatagagggtgcgacctaggGGTGTCGTCCCTAATTATCGTATaatctggttgttgtggttgactgttgaatatgatatgctgaatggcTAATTGTTAGCTTATGAATTCATGCTTATGTCTGTaagtatatgtttaattaggggttgctaaatgtttaaacatgcttaaaggggtttatgattattatcagtacttGTGATGTGATattacgttttcttgctgggccttggctcacaagtgcagAGCAAGCTTGGTCAGCCCTGATTTAGAGAGCTTcgggagcagaatgtacatgaacagttgctcagccaccacgattgaggggagacagggacaggagaaccataaacatctgttttgcctttagaatggctagtggttgtctgtacactggaagttttgtaaactaacttttaaatgctgtctcttttgggatcctatgtcGTAAATGTTTAATCATATGAAAAgtttcttttgagaccaaaaccttttaacccttgCGCATTAATGACCTTAGcaaacacatttttaactaaatgacttgattagcaagtcctgcacctttataaacacacaatgtaatagtcttggctatctagggcgttacaacttggtatcagagcgtcctaggtttaagggttcttgaagatcggctgtacatgtacattcgctgctagggacaagctcgattcaaggtttggtaatgtgtatttgtgtttatatgcttgtatgcttgAAATgacttatgaatgttgttattagttggattaataggaagcatgagatactgatagggcctggtccttgactgttgtgtgaagaTAAagagacatgcttattagcattgccgtgcatgtaaatgaatatttggatgattaactgcatattgtgtatgggtgAATGCTTTTACCTTAGCtgttgtgtggtaatgttggggcatgcttattagcaatgccagtgcatgtggataaatgcctatatcttgattgtttatgattggttatgttcctttggtggatttCAGAGAAGATTTTACCctatcatcatggtctgattgccgagtcgttaattgcagattgacttggatagctattgttatcccaaaaatttgaaaaggatgatgtggcaataaaattgacacatggcatgaattagttgggtgatctggcttagcagtagcccaatacatcagttaagaagttggactgcttgagagatgcatAGTCAAGTTAAATACACCCAaggagaatatttggtctaaggtgtgcttggctcagaccccagtttgaagacccaATTGTTTGGTTCAAACCCAAGTCCAAGGAGCTTACAAGAGGGGTTTGGATTTGGGCTCGAGGGATAAAGGCagaaggtccgatcggaccttagcttgggAGCCTCTCAAGCATTTGGCTCGGATGTGTCCGAGGTAAGAAGGCTTGAACGTCCCAAGTGCTTGCCTCGGACGTGTCCGAGGTAGGCTTCCTAGGTGATTGGCTCGGATCCATCCGAGGTAAGAGGCTACGGAAGAGAAGTCCCTTGCAAGCCAAGAATTGAGACTTGGATTTTGGCCAAGGAAAGgctgtccgatcggacatagttgggagatgctaaaggaggttgcctcggacttgtccgaggtgagaagcaagaggaaaatgcctcggaccaccttggttcgaggagaaggcaagaggtgCATTGGCTCGgatgaccttggtccgaggagaaggccacaaggttcGATCGGACCTTGGAAGGAGGAGGTAGGCTCGGACCTACCCGAGGAGAgaggccaagggagttggctcggaccaccttggtccgaggagagccaagcttgcatcaccttgagccaaggaaagcttgaaggagtaatcaacatgcatctgagactacgtcaaaatccccggaacgactttagcaagaatcggtctgggcacccgggaatctctcattcctcactcaaattgaggaatctgttgtattttatatattttttgtaatttaaatataagatgaataataaaatatccctatctaaaggggatatcagttgaggatcccaggcctataaatagagggttggtgggatcgtaaaaggacttttggcaaattgagagttaatctgtgttctagagagagaaagtgtgtttttctggagagaaccccttttttgtattctggaatatttacactaagaaactcagttgacactggttcatctgatcttgagtgtgagtacagtaataaaatctctaagtggattaggctattaccgactatcggggctgaaccactataaaatctcgtgttatttactttttgttgataaactgtctgtgtcgttttatttctcttgaaggctatatcgtttttgacgttctcacgtcgttggctaaaaacacagtcaacagctatgcgtccaagaaaatctacgcgactagccggcactaggtctgggaccggaggtgatgaccagggccagattcctccgccagtccctgagaactggcagcaacttatggcagatatgcaagcgcgattacagagtcaagatgAACAAATTCATCTACTGCGACAACATGCTCCattagggagtgctgcccctattgtaccacctgcagtggtaccataGTACAGCCAGGAGacgttgggaacaggtgggagccgttatatgagcggttcaggaagcagcaacccccaatctttgagggaggacctgatccattgaaggctaagcaatggctgactatgattactactatcctggacttcatgaggatagagggacatgacagagtggcttgtgccacgtatatgttgagagaggatgcctgcatttggtgggaagtggcatcacagaccagggatgtcactgctttgagttgggaaggatttaaagatttgttcagccagaaatactataatgttgccatcagggcagcaaaggtaaatgagtttgtagggttggttcagggtagcatgacagttatagaatatgccttgaaatttgacagactcgcgaagtttgcaccagaccttgtgtcgacagatgcagctaggcaagacaggtttattcgagggcttaatgctatgatagcctgggatgttaggatcacaacggtacctggaggaacaacttatgcccaggccattgagaaggctcttaccgttgaggaagcggagaacaagatttggaaggaaagtgtagTGAGGCAAGAGGGTCGCAGGGTGGTACCTCCTTATTCTGagtcaggtaggggcagaggccccagtgatttcaagagaaagattcctgacacttcgaccgctgctggtcctgataggaggggttggggtggTTAGGGCGGCCGTCAGGGAGATAgtgaaccatggaggagttatccagagtgctcgaggtgtagaagacgccatcagggcgaatgtcgggccaaggcttgctatgtgtgtggaacggtggggcacctcaagaaggattgcccaatagtgaagaaaggggaagcaggaaaggtggacagcttgactccagcttgagtgttcaccttgacgcaggcagaggccgaggctagtcccttggtagtgacaggtcaactttctagcgctgactctcctttttctgtattgattgattctggtgctacacattcctttgtttctagtaaaatgattgatagactgtgtagacctagtgagtatcagactgcggggtttgggactttattgcctactggggaactggtagtttctaggaggtggattagggcactaccagtgatggttgatagtagggagctttcggtggatctgattgagttagacatggaggactttgacatgatcttagggatggattggatgGTCAGGTATAtggctactattgactgtaggaagaagatggtgacttttgagcctaagggcgaggatccttttgttttcgtgggtgcggtatgtggaccccgcatacctatgatttcatcattgagagccagagacttgttgcagggtggat is a window of Humulus lupulus chromosome 4, drHumLupu1.1, whole genome shotgun sequence DNA encoding:
- the LOC133829228 gene encoding WAT1-related protein At3g18200; this encodes MQNSVPAITFVMAAAVRLEKINIRRRDGLAKIVGTIASIGGASVITLYKGPPLLHQAENIHRNTLAEEIPRNTQNWTWGCIYLLGHCLSWAGWMVFQAPVLKKYPAKLSLTSFTCFFGLIQFMIIAAFVETDLEHWKIQSAEEVFTILYAGIVSSAVVIALQTWCIQKGGPVFVAVFQPLQTLLVAIMATLILKDQLYAGGIIGAALIMLGLYSVLWGKNREKKVETQKEALTEPLIDPESSEKDGENVSDIP